From the Haladaptatus sp. DJG-WS-42 genome, the window AGTCCTACGAGTTTTTACACGTTCTCACCGGACGACTGTTCGCTGCGGACGCCATCGCCCACTTCCACATCAGTCCGGACGCCCACGACGACCAAACGGTCGAAATGATTCGCTCACTGTTCGATGGCGAAGTCTCCATCACAGAAGACAGCGACCGAATCGTACTCACACGCTGACCAGTCGATAATTTTAACAACCAATATTTCTGAAACGAGTAGTGTGCTCCTCGTCGTCACCTACTCGACTGCGGCTCGCCAGACGCTCAGAAACATCTGTCGAGCGCACGACGCCGTCGTGATTCGCCGGTTCGGGCGAGCCGCGCTGTTCGAGACGACTGAGTTGGGAGCCTTCCTTGCCTTGCGGCTGCTCGAAAAACACGGTCAAGACGTCCAGCTCGCAGAGACAACACCGTTCAACGAGTTCGAGGCGGTTCCAGACCGAGTGCGTGAGGCGGCGAGTGCGTACGAAGCTCGCCCGAATGCGAGTACGCCATATGCCAAATTCGCCGTTGGAACGGCCCATCCAACGCCTGAGGAGATGGCGACACGCGAGCTATGAAACTGCGGGTAGATGGCGTCGTGTATTCGGGCCGTGCAATTGACCTGTCGGCTGAGCCGGTCGGCGCTGAGGCGGTGTGTCGCGCTGTCTCGGGCGACGACTCTGAAATTTCGCTGTCGTGTCCTGACCCACAGCCTGTCTACGACCACGTCGGCTACATCCACCCGGACCTCTCGCTCTCTCGACGGAGCGCGCTGGCTGCGGCGGCACGGTCGTGTGGATACACTGCTCCGCAAGATGAAGCGCTCAGCGAGATTCGAGCGAACCTCGAAGCCCACGATTCACCGGCGGTATCGGTCAGAGCAGCGCGCAAGCGAGCCGCGAAAGCCGGTGCTGAGTGCGAGCGACTTCAGGAATCGGTCGCCGCCCAGCGTGGTCGCGTGCAGGCGCTTCGCGCCCTCGGAGAAGACCCAAACGACGCGGAAACCCGCCTCAAAGAGACGATTGCGGCGCTTTCAGAGCAGGAAACAGAACGCATCGCGGCCGAGCAGACGCTCGCCCACGCAGAGCAACAGGCGCGAGCCGCACGAGACAGCCGAGAGCGACGCATGCGCCTCGAAGATCGGGAAGCAAACCTCAGACGCGCGGCGCGGCGGGCGCTTGCAGCGCAGGTGGAGGGCGAAGTTGAAAAGGCACGGGCACAGCTTCCAGCAGCGCACCCACAGGCGGTGGCGTCGGCGCTCGCGATTGCTCGAGTCGCATCGGTTCAGGCACCGGTTGTGCTCTCAGGGGAGTGGTTCGAGACGGCGACGGCGGCCGCAAACTGGCTCTGTGCCCCCGTGATTCGGCTGTAGTTTAAGACACAAGCCGCGGCCAGTGGCCGCATGGTCGAACTCGATTGGACGCTGCGCGAAGCGAGGGGTGTGTGCCTTGTCGAACTCCGGGTTGAAAACCCACGGAAGACGGCGGTTCGCATCCGAATCGCGAACGAACTGCCAGCACCGCTCTGGCCGCCTCGATGCGAGGGCCTGCCAGTCACGGGGTGGGACGACGGTGGCTGGGAAGGCGTAATTCCATCCGAGACGGTGGTTGCGCTTGGCTATGCAGCTCCGACAGCACCGGTCGAACCACCAGTGACGGTGGCGTGGGAAGAACGCGCTGAATCACCAACAGCTGAGTACGACTCAGCGAGCGCCGTGGTACAGGCGCTTGGCGACGCCTCACCGCCGCGGGACGCGGTTCCCGTCGAAATATCGACTGCCCATGGAGAACAGGCTGGAGAAAGACTGGCAGGCAAGAAGCAAGCCTGCATGGAACAGTCACCAACAGAGAGTGCAGACGAGCAGGACCCTCCTGTTTCGCTCCCGCCCGCAGTCAGCGACTGGCTATCGACCGTCGAGCGCGACGTTGCCCGCGCAGAGCGACTCGCTGCGGTCGAAACCGTCCCCGAAGCGACAGCCGCGGTTTCTGCGGTTGGGGGACTCGACGGGGTACGAGAGCTCGCCGAGACAGTGGCAAAAACGGAGTCGCAACTCGAATCGCTCAGCGAGGCGGCAGAAACGCTCGAAACGCGACTCGATGAGGCTGCGATTCCAGTAGCAACCCTCGCGTCGCTCGCATGATCCTCGCAGTCACAGGCGGGAAGGGTGGGGTTGGGAAATCGACAGTGGCGTACAACCTCGGCGCAGAACTCGATGCCGTCGTCGTGGACGCAGACCTCGGAATGGCAGACTTGCCACCGGGTCACGGGCCAGACCTCCACGACGTGTTGGCGGGGCGTGCAACACCACGCGATGCAATCGACGACTCGGGTGACGTGACGCTCGTGCCGTGTGGGCGGAGCCTGAACGGCGCACGTGCGGCCGACCCGACCAATCTGGGAAGCGTGGTACGCGCACTCGAAGCCGAGTTTGGCGAGGTGGTCATCGACTGTCCAGCAGGGCTGGCGAGCGATGCCGGGGTGCCGCTCTACGTTGCAGACTGCTGTCTCATCGTGACGACTGCGGAGCCACCGGCACTCGCAGACGGGGTTAGGACGCGCGCACTCGCTCGGAAATTGGGTACTGGGCTGTGTGGCGTTACGCTCAATCGCAGCGGTGAGCGTGCACCGACCGACCGGGTTGCGCGGCTCTTTGGCGCACCAGTCGTGTCGCTGCCAGAAACGAGGGCTGCACAGGTCGCCTTCGATGCGTCAGTCGCGGTGAAAGCAGTCGAGCCAAACGGTGCATTTGCCACGCAGGTCAGAAAAGTTGCAAAACTCGTTCACTCCTGTACGGCGTGAAACGTGGTGCGGAGCGTGACCGGAGTGACGCCAGCCACGGCCGCGGCGTCGGCTTGGGTGAGGGTGCTGTCGTGCTCTTTTCCGGCAGTGTAGAGACACGCAGCCGCGATACCACTCGGATTTCTTCCACAGACGAGCCCCTGCTCGTGGGCTTCGGCGACGAGTTCCCGTGCGCGGCGTTCGACGGCGGCAGAAAGGTCGAGTTCGCTTGCGAATCGCGGCAGGTACTCGGTCGGGTCGATTGGCCCCGTCGGTAAGCCGAGTTCGCGGTTGAGGGCATCGTAGGCGGCTTTGAGCTCGGCTTCGGTCGCCCGCGCGTGGGAGACGACTTCCGTGAGCGTCCGCGAGATGGTTGCCGTCCGGCAAGTCGCGTACACTGCGGCGGCGGCGAAGCCTTCGAGTGAACGACCCTGCAGTAAATCAGCAGACTGCGCAGATTTGAACAACACACACGACTGGTCGCGGAGGCTTTCTGGCAGGCTGAGTTGGCTCACGAGCCGCCGGATTTCCGTGAACGCGTAGACGCGATTTCGGTCGCGCTTCGAGGAGATTTTCGCCCGGTTGTGCTGGCGACGCATCCGAGCGACGCGACGGCGCTTGCGACCTTTCAGACGGGTCGAGTAGCCAATCTCGGTCGAGAGGCCGCGGTCGTGACGCGAGCGAGTGAGCGGCGCGCCGGTGCGCTTTCGCGTCTCCTCGTTTTCGGTGAACGCCCGCCACTCGGGACCGCGGTCGATGCGGTCTTCTGCGACGACGAGCCCACAGCTGGGACAGAACGTTTCGTCCGATTCAGTGCGGAGATGTTCGCTACATTCGGGGCAAGCCTGCGTTGATTGTGCCGAACTCATCACATTTCGAACTTGGTTCCGAATGGGTATTTAAAGACGGGACGATTTGCCGAAAACCGTCCGCAAGCGGTGGTGTAAACCTACCGGTCACCGGTAGGCTTTCTCGGCGAACGCGATTGATTTTACAAATACGTGGAAAATTTTTAACTATGATAGGTCAGAACTTACACGTATGGCGCTCTCAGACATCGCCGCCGGGTTGGAGGTGACGACCGAACAGCACCACCGCGGGGTTGCAACGGTCGATACCACCGAGACGGCGCTCGCAGACCGGCTCGAACCCGTGGCAGACGACCTGCCCTGTTCGGCCGCCGCGGCGGCGACTGTCATAGAGACATACGCAACCGGCGCGAGTGTGGGCGACTGTGGGGTAGAGGCAGGCGTTGCACCCGTCACCGCCGCGAAGGTGTTACACCTCGCGGGCGAGGCGACGACGCCGCTCAGCCCACAGGGTCGCCAGTTCGTCCGCGATTGGTTGGCTGCAACCCTCTCCCGAGCAGACGCACTCGCACTCTCGGGCGCGAGCGATGCCGAGTTCGCACTCGCGGCGTACTGTGAGACACACGACCCCCTCGCGGCGGTGTGTGAAGCTGCAGAAGGGGCACTCTCGCCGACTGGGTCTGCAAGCGTGGCGAAACGCGACGCGCTCGCAGAGACAATGAGTGAGAGCGGCGAGTTCTTCTAGCGAGAAAGCGAGTACTTTTCGAGCAGCCCGGGGTCTTCGAACTCGATGCCGAGGTCGGTGTCGAACAGCGTCTCTGCAACGTCGACGACCGACGGTGCAAGCGCACCATCTTCGGCGGTCGCACACGTTGGTGAGTCGGGGTCGGCATTTGCGCTTTCTGGAATCAACAACTCCGTTTCACGGGCGAACAGCGAGCCGTCTGCGCGATTGGCGAGGAGGTGGTCGCCACTCGCACCAACGTCCTGAAGGCGGCCGCGAATGGGTGAAATCGCGTCGAGGCCGCGTTCGGTTGCGGGCGCGACGAGCGCGACCGCGTCGGCCGCGGTGACCGCGGCAACCGCCGGGTTCGTGGCGAGCGGTGGCGTGTCGATGAGCACGATGTCGAACCCGCGTGTGAGGTCGGTGACGTAGTTCGAGAGCTGTTCTGCGGCGGCGGGCGCTTTCGCGCGAGCCAGTTGCTCGAACGTTGCGTGCGACGGGACGGCAGAAAGTCGTCCGTCGAGGTCGAGGGGAAGGTCGTAGATGGCGGCTTCAATCGGTTTTTCACCAGTCACAGCATCGGTCACGTCCGTCTCGAGTGGGCCTGAGACGTACCGTGCCAAACCTTGTGTTCCGTAGGCGGCATCGAGGAGTACGACATCGTGGCCACCGCGGGCGAGCGTCGCACCGAGTTCGAGCGTGAGGCGTGTCGTTCCGGCACCACCCACGACGCCACAAAGCGCGAGCGACTGCGTCTTCGTATCCATATTTTGAACTACTCAGGTCATCGTACAAAAAAGACAGGGAGGGTTAGTCGGTGGCCGCGCGAATCCCGGCTGCGATGTCGTCGAACTCCTCGTCTGTTAGTTCTGGCATCGTCCTGATGATGGAGTGGACGGCCCCGCCGCCGTCACCCTCGAAGCGCGGGACGATGTGGGCGTGGACGTGTTGCACCTCTTGGCCAGCGGCCGTGCCGTTGTTGACGCCGATGTTCGACCCGTCTGCGGAGACCGCCTGTTCTACGGCCGGTGTGAGGTGATACAGCGCCTCGAATACCGCTTCGCCGAGGCCTGCGGGCAGATCGGCGATAGTCTGGTGGTGGGCTTTCGGGATGACGAGCGTGTGCCCTTTCGTGAGCGGATTCACGTCGAGAAACGCCAGCACGTTGTCGTCTTCGTACACCGTTCGGCTCGGAATCTCTCCGGCGATAATCTTACAGAAAATACAATCGTCGGCCATGCGTTGTGTGTCGCGCGCAGATTTGAAGTAAGTTTCCCGTCTGCAGATTGGTCGCGAAATGAATCGTTTTGTCGAATAATTTGGTAAATTTGTAAATTCGAGAGAGTGGCCCTCAGAATTTAAAATCCACGGAGGGTAGCGGCACATATCTGACCGAAATATATAACACCACACATTACAACATTGTTCAGGAGTAATAATGATGAATGGTCACATGAACCAGAGTACCGATTCTCAAGACCAACCGGGCAACGGACAGACGCGACGCCGATTCATGCAGGCCGCGGGTGCCGCGGGCCTCCTCAGTGTTGCTGGCTGCCTCGGCGGTGGCGGCGGCGGTGGCGGCGAAGGCTCGCTTTCGATTCCCGGCCTGTACGACCAAAGTGGCCCCACCTCAGACGTAGGTCGCCCGACCGCGCTTGGCTCACGAGACGCGTTCAAATGGATTAACGAGGAAGGACTGCTCGACCAAGAGATCAATCACAACGGCGTCGATTATGCCTACGACGTCGCACAGGCAAACCAACAGTACGACGAATTTACCTCAGACGGAACGCCCCCAATCATCATTGGCTGGGGGACGGCAGACACCGAGGCACTCGCGCCGAAAGTCGCCCGCGACCAGATTGTGTACATTTCGGCGTCCTACTCCGCGAAATTGCTCACGGAGGAAGCGCCGTACAACTTCTTCGGCAACTTAGACTACACGAGTCAGGCCCGAGCACACCTGAAGTGGATTGCGGACAACGACCCCGACGGTAAGGTCGCGTTCATCTTCTCTAACACCTCGTTCGGGAAGGCTCCCGTCGAAGGCGGGAAGGCCTACGCAGAGGAGTTGGGCTTAGAAGTCGGCGACGACATCGACCTGCCGCTGACCGCGAACTCGGCGACGACGCAACTTCGCAAGGCAAAGGACGAACAAATCGACTACCTCATCCACCAGAACACGGCCGCACCGATGCAGGTGTTGCTCAAAGACCGCCAAGACGTCTACCCAGAGGTCAACGTCATGGGCCTGACCTACACCGTAGACGAACTCCGCGTCCAAGAGTCCCCAGAGACGTTCGAGGGCGTGCGCTACGCGAGTGGGTTCAAGACGTTCGCCGAGGTCATGGAAGGCAGCGGGCAGGGCAAAGACGCCATCGAAGCCTCCTTCGAGCGCGAAGGGCGGTCGATGGACGACCCGAGCGTGGCGAACTTAAACTACGTCCGCGGGGTCATCCACGCGATGGTCGCACTCAAGGGCATCCAAGAAGCAGGCAACTTAGACTTAGACCCATCCGCGGGTGAGAACATCCGCTCTGGAATGTTCGAAATCAGCGACTGGGACGTGTTCGGCCTCGCAGAGCCGTTCACCTACGAAGAGGACGACCGCCGCCCAACCATGACCGGACGCATCTATCAGGTCGAAGACGGCGAGATGAAGTTCGACTCCAAAGCCGAGCTCCCCCGCCGCGACGACTGGATTGGCCTCTAACGATGACGGCAAGCGAGGCCGAGACGACAGACCGGGCCGCCGAAACGGGCCCCCCGCCAGTCGTCGAACTCGACAACGCAGAAATCGTCTACGACCGCCACTTCCTCGCCGTCCAAGGGGTGTCGCTCGAAGCGAACGAAGGCGACATCATCGCACTCCTCGGGCCGAACGGCGCGGGCAAGAGTACCATCTTAAAGATGATTTCCGGCATCGGCCGCACCGAGCGCGGCGAGGTGTCTCGCGGACGCATTTACTTCGATGGCGATGACGTCACCAACTTCGGCACGAACGAGATGGTCTCCCGCGGTGTGACCCACATCCTCGAAGGACGGCGGTCGTTTCGCGACCTGACGGTCGAAGAGAACCTCCGGTGTGGCCTCTACAGACAGGGCCGCCGGTTGAATTTCAGCGAAGAAGACTACGAACTCGCGTTCTCGTATTTCCCGCAGTTACAGGAGATTATGAACCTGAAAGCGGGGTACGCAAGCGGTGGCGAACAGCAGATGCTCGTGATTGCACGCGCCTTGCTCCACCGCCCGCGACTCCTCTTGCTCGACGAGCCGTCGCTCGGCCTCGCGCCGAAACTGGTGCGCGACATCTTCGAGACGCTCAAAGAAATCAACGAAAAGGAGAACATCACGATGGTCATCGCAGACCAAAACGCCAAACGAACCCTCGATATCGCAGACTATGGCTATGTTATGGAAAACGGGCAAATCGAGCTTCACGACCCGGCAGACAGCCTCAAGAACCGCGAGGAAATCAAGGAGTTTTACCTCGGGACGAGTCGTGAGGAGGGGCGGTATACGGACATCCGCCACTACAAGATTCGCAAACGGTGGACCTGATGGGAGGTGACTCGTGAGCCACTCATCGTTCGACGTGCGAGGCGGCCCACCCGTCCCCCCAGAGGAGGCTGCCCTCGGCTGTAAAAACATCACCAAAACCTTCGGCGCGGTGACGGCCGTAGACGACGTCTCCATCTCCATCCAGAAAGGCGAGTGGGTATCGATTGTCGGCCCGAACGGCGCGGGAAAAACGAGCCTGCTCAACGTCATCAACGGCTTTTACGAACCAGACCCCGGCGGACAGGTGTTCCTCGACGGGCAGGACGTGACGGACATGCGCTCGTACCAACGGGCGCGCCACGGCCTCGGGCGGACGTTCCAAGGCCTCGAACTGTTCGAGAGCGAAGACGTCATCGAGAACGTCATCACGGTCAAGTCCATCAGCCGTCGCCCCAACCTGCTCGAAGCCATGCTGTTCTACTGGCGGGGCCGGGACATCGAGGAGAAAAATATGCGCGAGGTCGAGGAAATCATCGATTACCTCGAACTCTGGGAGTACCGCCACAGCCCGATTTCGAGCCTCCCGCTCGGCATCCGCCGGCGGGTGGACTTGGCGCGGGCGCTCGCGCTCGACCCGGACGTCATCCTCCTCGACGAGGCCATGAGCGGCCTCACCTTCGAGGAGAAGTACGACATGGTGCGGTTCCTGACCGACCTCTACGAGGAACGCGGCCTGACCGTCGTCATGATCGAACACGACTTGGAGGTCGTGACGGACGTTTCAGACCGGATGATTGTACTCCAAGAGGGTGCGGTCATCGCCCGCGGGCCGCCGGAGGCGGTCACCGCAGACTCGCTCGTCGCAGAAGTGTACACGGGGGTTGACTAATGGCCCAAGACGAACTCTCGACCGGCGTGAGCGTCGACCGCGTGGCGAGCGCGCCCGAAGGCGACATCGACATCGTCTCAGACCGCTCGCTGCCCGAGATTCTGTTAGACCACGTCGAAAAACACGGCGACGACATCGCCCTTCGCTGGAAGCAGTTCGGCGTCTGGCAAGAGTTCAATTGGACGGCGTACTACGACCGCGTCCGGTGGTTTGCGCTTGGCTTAGAAGAGTACGGCTTTGACGTCGGCGACGTGCTGTTCACGATTGGCTACAACCGCCCCCACCAGCTCTGGGCGTGGCTCGGCGCACAGTCGCTCGGTGGGATGGCCGCGCCGAACTATCAGGACATGCTTCCCGAGGAAATCGGCAAGCAACTCGACCTCCTTCGCCCGCGCATCGTTTTCGCAGAAGACCAGGAGATGGTCGACAAGGTGCTCTCGGTCGCAGACGACGCACCCGGCCTCGAAACCATCATCTACCGCGACGAACGCGGGATGTTCCGCTACGAGCAAGACGACCCGAAAATCGTCAGTTACGCGGAGGTAGAGGCGCGTGGACGCGAACGCTTAGAAAACGGCGAGGTCGATGGCGACTACGTCGCAGAACGCATCCGCGCGATTGACCCGAACACGCCAGCGATGCTCTCACCGACGAGTGGGACGACGGGCACGCCAAAGCGCGTGCAACTGTCGCACTTTAACTTCGTGAACCTCGCGAACGCGGCCATCGAAATCGACCCACTGCCCAAAGAGTCAGACTACTTCTCGTACCTGCCGATGGCGTGGGTTGGTGAGCAGATGATTCTGATTGCGGCCGCATTCGTTGGCGGGTGGACGGCCAATTTCCCCGAACAGGAGGAAACCGAACGCGAAGATCTGCGGGAAATCGGCCCGGAAATCATCTTCTCGTCGCCGCGCACCTACGAGGCATGGGTCGCAGACATCAAGGCGAAAATCGAAAACACCACGCGACTGAAGCGGTGGACCTACGAGAAGGCGATGGCCATCGGCCAGGAGTACACGGAGTACATCACTGGCGAGAAGGCTGGTCAGACCCCACCCGCAACACTGCGGGCGAAAAACTGGCTCGCCTACTGGGTGGCTTACCGCCCGATTCTCGACAAAATCGGGCTGAAACGCGCGAAAAACGTCTACACCGGCGGCGGCCCGCTCGGTGAAGAGCACTTCGAGTACTACCACGCCCTCGGCGTGCGCCTCAAACAGATTTGGGGCCAGTCTGAGGTGTGTGGCTTCGTGACGATGCACCGCGACGGCGACATTCAGGCTGACACCGTTGGCCAAGTGTTCCCGAACGTGGAAGTCGGACTCACGCCCGGCGGCGAACTCGTGGTTCGCGGCCCGGTTGTCACCTCTGGATACTACAACCAGCCAGAGAAGACGGCTTCTGCCATCGAAGACGGTTGGCTTCACACCGACGACTTCGGCGACATCACCGACGACGGCCACGTCAAGGTGTTCGACCGGATGGACGACGTACTCGAACTCGCAGACGGGACGGCAATCGCGCCCATCAGCGTCGAGACGAAGCTCAAG encodes:
- a CDS encoding AMP-binding protein; its protein translation is MAQDELSTGVSVDRVASAPEGDIDIVSDRSLPEILLDHVEKHGDDIALRWKQFGVWQEFNWTAYYDRVRWFALGLEEYGFDVGDVLFTIGYNRPHQLWAWLGAQSLGGMAAPNYQDMLPEEIGKQLDLLRPRIVFAEDQEMVDKVLSVADDAPGLETIIYRDERGMFRYEQDDPKIVSYAEVEARGRERLENGEVDGDYVAERIRAIDPNTPAMLSPTSGTTGTPKRVQLSHFNFVNLANAAIEIDPLPKESDYFSYLPMAWVGEQMILIAAAFVGGWTANFPEQEETEREDLREIGPEIIFSSPRTYEAWVADIKAKIENTTRLKRWTYEKAMAIGQEYTEYITGEKAGQTPPATLRAKNWLAYWVAYRPILDKIGLKRAKNVYTGGGPLGEEHFEYYHALGVRLKQIWGQSEVCGFVTMHRDGDIQADTVGQVFPNVEVGLTPGGELVVRGPVVTSGYYNQPEKTASAIEDGWLHTDDFGDITDDGHVKVFDRMDDVLELADGTAIAPISVETKLKFNPYIKEAMVVGDGRDYLAAVLNIRFDNVAEWADQRDIQYAGYRDLTQKPDVLDLITGVVEETNARLEGNEIRKFIVLFKEFDPDDGELTRTGKIRRKVVGERYASLVEDIYSDKEDCEIDITITYQDGRETREHGEMAIIDLDSVGEEVAANGGAE
- a CDS encoding chromosome partitioning protein ParA is translated as MILAVTGGKGGVGKSTVAYNLGAELDAVVVDADLGMADLPPGHGPDLHDVLAGRATPRDAIDDSGDVTLVPCGRSLNGARAADPTNLGSVVRALEAEFGEVVIDCPAGLASDAGVPLYVADCCLIVTTAEPPALADGVRTRALARKLGTGLCGVTLNRSGERAPTDRVARLFGAPVVSLPETRAAQVAFDASVAVKAVEPNGAFATQVRKVAKLVHSCTA
- a CDS encoding ABC transporter substrate-binding protein, encoding MNQSTDSQDQPGNGQTRRRFMQAAGAAGLLSVAGCLGGGGGGGGEGSLSIPGLYDQSGPTSDVGRPTALGSRDAFKWINEEGLLDQEINHNGVDYAYDVAQANQQYDEFTSDGTPPIIIGWGTADTEALAPKVARDQIVYISASYSAKLLTEEAPYNFFGNLDYTSQARAHLKWIADNDPDGKVAFIFSNTSFGKAPVEGGKAYAEELGLEVGDDIDLPLTANSATTQLRKAKDEQIDYLIHQNTAAPMQVLLKDRQDVYPEVNVMGLTYTVDELRVQESPETFEGVRYASGFKTFAEVMEGSGQGKDAIEASFEREGRSMDDPSVANLNYVRGVIHAMVALKGIQEAGNLDLDPSAGENIRSGMFEISDWDVFGLAEPFTYEEDDRRPTMTGRIYQVEDGEMKFDSKAELPRRDDWIGL
- a CDS encoding AAA family ATPase, with amino-acid sequence MDTKTQSLALCGVVGGAGTTRLTLELGATLARGGHDVVLLDAAYGTQGLARYVSGPLETDVTDAVTGEKPIEAAIYDLPLDLDGRLSAVPSHATFEQLARAKAPAAAEQLSNYVTDLTRGFDIVLIDTPPLATNPAVAAVTAADAVALVAPATERGLDAISPIRGRLQDVGASGDHLLANRADGSLFARETELLIPESANADPDSPTCATAEDGALAPSVVDVAETLFDTDLGIEFEDPGLLEKYSLSR
- a CDS encoding ABC transporter ATP-binding protein; protein product: MSHSSFDVRGGPPVPPEEAALGCKNITKTFGAVTAVDDVSISIQKGEWVSIVGPNGAGKTSLLNVINGFYEPDPGGQVFLDGQDVTDMRSYQRARHGLGRTFQGLELFESEDVIENVITVKSISRRPNLLEAMLFYWRGRDIEEKNMREVEEIIDYLELWEYRHSPISSLPLGIRRRVDLARALALDPDVILLDEAMSGLTFEEKYDMVRFLTDLYEERGLTVVMIEHDLEVVTDVSDRMIVLQEGAVIARGPPEAVTADSLVAEVYTGVD
- a CDS encoding ABC transporter ATP-binding protein, with the protein product MTASEAETTDRAAETGPPPVVELDNAEIVYDRHFLAVQGVSLEANEGDIIALLGPNGAGKSTILKMISGIGRTERGEVSRGRIYFDGDDVTNFGTNEMVSRGVTHILEGRRSFRDLTVEENLRCGLYRQGRRLNFSEEDYELAFSYFPQLQEIMNLKAGYASGGEQQMLVIARALLHRPRLLLLDEPSLGLAPKLVRDIFETLKEINEKENITMVIADQNAKRTLDIADYGYVMENGQIELHDPADSLKNREEIKEFYLGTSREEGRYTDIRHYKIRKRWT
- a CDS encoding transcription initiation factor IIB family protein, whose amino-acid sequence is MSSAQSTQACPECSEHLRTESDETFCPSCGLVVAEDRIDRGPEWRAFTENEETRKRTGAPLTRSRHDRGLSTEIGYSTRLKGRKRRRVARMRRQHNRAKISSKRDRNRVYAFTEIRRLVSQLSLPESLRDQSCVLFKSAQSADLLQGRSLEGFAAAAVYATCRTATISRTLTEVVSHARATEAELKAAYDALNRELGLPTGPIDPTEYLPRFASELDLSAAVERRARELVAEAHEQGLVCGRNPSGIAAACLYTAGKEHDSTLTQADAAAVAGVTPVTLRTTFHAVQE
- a CDS encoding HIT family protein, producing MADDCIFCKIIAGEIPSRTVYEDDNVLAFLDVNPLTKGHTLVIPKAHHQTIADLPAGLGEAVFEALYHLTPAVEQAVSADGSNIGVNNGTAAGQEVQHVHAHIVPRFEGDGGGAVHSIIRTMPELTDEEFDDIAAGIRAATD